One window of Dermacentor albipictus isolate Rhodes 1998 colony chromosome 9, USDA_Dalb.pri_finalv2, whole genome shotgun sequence genomic DNA carries:
- the LOC139049829 gene encoding uncharacterized protein encodes MASASRDYAESSFEVKLYVYDRSKGPVKQLSPVLPGKHQAGRWQTSIVVHGTECSYGPSGIGSCPLQEKTALGKPSQVISLGRTEIPRDTYLEYVRKLGESSYKASSYDLSRLNCNHFSQDVALCLTGKSIPAEFLELSDELKSLGSTPGTSFECTSSRASKGPRSPCAARERTETSPSLKRRPRPQPGLARGGAPRETSSDAARSEEKEDESGVEQPVFYPQVDGIAAFKELEGHLNTTATTENERSQLHKLCDFVATGDNAWELGPELLDLLEKLLTSRDVTCAARLSLLRMLQAAALADDVVLLLHQDRRKHVVMNHVNRIAQLSPQEQDEVLKLLCNLCSHDASCEWLLYITEWRDNSDRVCSNAKATVRAVVHGLLSDRPIAQEFGAALVFNLATRQLFDDAAERLSAAIAQFLQGDLGEEQAYRSVTALRHLLRVNYDYVSAKIRTIMPYLRKLSGFSERVKKQVGRISSRISASTSRRHK; translated from the coding sequence ATGGCAAGCGCATCGCGCGATTACGCCGAGTCCAGCTTCGAAGTAAAGCTCTACGTGTACGACCGGTCCAAAGGACCCGTCAAACAACTCTCTCCCGTTCTCCCCGGAAAGCATCAGGCCGGCAGGTGGCAGACGAGTATCGTCGTCCACGGCACGGAATGCTCCTACGGACCGTCGGGTATCGGCAGCTGCCCACTGCAGGAAAAGACCGCCCTCGGCAAACCGAGCCAAGTCATCAGCCTTGGTCGCACGGAGATACCTCGCGACACCTACTTGGAGTACGTTCGCAAACTGGGAGAGTCCAGCTACAAGGCAAGCTCGTACGACCTGTCCCGTCTCAACTGCAACCACTTCTCGCAAGACGTCGCCTTGTGCTTGACCGGCAAATCCATTCCGGCAGAGTTCCTGGAACTCTCCGATGAGTTGAAGTCACTTGGTAGCACTCCGGGGACTTCCTTTGAGTGCACCTCGAGCAGGGCTAGTAAGGGGCCGAGATCTCCATGCGCAGCACGTGAAAGAACGGAGACTTCGCCCTCCCTAAAACGCCGGCCCCGTCCGCAGCCCGGCTTGGCTCGCGGTGGAGCGCCACGAGAGACTAGTTCCGATGCAGCAAGGAGTGaagagaaagaggatgaaagtGGCGTGGAACAACCCGTCTTCTACCCTCAGGTCGACGGCATCGCCGCTTTCAAGGAACTCGAAGGACACCTGAACACAACCGCAACCACCGAAAACGAGCGGTCGCAGCTGCACAAGCTCTGCGATTTCGTCGCCACTGGCGACAACGCTTGGGAGCTCGGCCCAGAGCTGCTCGACCTGCTAGAAAAACTGTTGACGTCGCGCGACGTCACGTGCGCGGCGCGACTGTCGCTACTGCGCATGCTCCAGGCGGCGGCTCTAGCTGATGACGTCGTCCTCCTCCTGCACCAGGACCGCAGGAAGCACGTCGTCATGAACCACGTCAACCGAATCGCGCAGCTTTCTCCCCAGGAGCAGGACGAAGTGCTCAAGTTGCTCTGTAACCTGTGCAGCCACGACGCCAGCTGCGAGTGGCTGCTGTACATAACCGAGTGGCGAGACAACAGCGACCGGGTGTGcagcaacgccaaagccactgtaCGCGCCGTAGTCCACGGGCTCCTCAGCGACCGGCCGATCGCGCAGGAGTTCGGCGCCGCGCTCGTCTTCAACCTCGCCACGCGGCAGCTGTTCGACGACGCTGCCGAGAGGCTGTCCGCAGCCATCGCGCAGTTTTTGCAGGGGGATCTCGGCGAAGAACAGGCTTACCGCTCTGTGACGGCTCTACGCCACCTTCTGCGGGTCAACTACGATTACGTGTCCGCAAAGATCCGGACGATCATGCCGTACCTACGGAAACTGTCCGGCTTTTCCGAGCGCGTCAAGAAGCAGGTCGGTCGTATCAGCAGTAGGATTTCGGCCTCCACATCAAGACGACATAAGTGA
- the LOC139049732 gene encoding uncharacterized protein translates to MGLSRALLVVCVVALIIVSCLVGLYVAGILRRRGIWPRRNGNVPGANTGYPGVSEPGWPQAAQYATGTPVVYSSCAAVPLATTRQYPAPNAYGAPQGYSGQPWTPQHQGYPTPQYAPGTVSKNVAPLYPV, encoded by the exons ATGGGGCTGTCGCGTGCCCTGCTGGTGGTCTGCGTCGTCGCGCTGATCATCGTGTCCTGCCTGGTCGGCCTCTACGTGGCGGGCATCCTTCGGCGCCGCGGAATCTGGCCGCGAAGGAACGGCAACGTGCCG ggcGCGAACACTGGCTACCCCGGCGTCTCCGAACCCGGCTGGCCGCAAGCAGCGCAGTATGCGACGGGAACGCCTGTAGTCTACTCCTCTTGCGCGGCCGTGCCACTGGCTACCACGCGGCAGTATCCGGCGCCAAACGCGTACGGAGCGCCGCAAGGTTACTCTGGACAGCCGTGGACACCTCAACACCAAGGCTACCCGACACCGCAGTACGCGCCCGGCACTGTGTCTAAGAACGTTGCGCCGTTGTACCCCGTTTAG